Proteins encoded in a region of the Treponema sp. J25 genome:
- a CDS encoding peptidylprolyl isomerase gives MAKKEKGKDPQKTEGWQELVNRFRQHPVLFTGTILILVLTVVAFIFVPALVPDDKGIQTGRIAFGSYDGTPIEFIPGNYFAQQRDYYIERVRQSGATNSQFMAFQVWRAAFENTVIRTAALKEMAAAGFVTPESMVDERIMELPQFQENGRFSAIKYKQVSETDRLSLRKELTDEIAMNYYMGDLLGLRIPSKEKEFIKSMAAPERSFVLVSLPLSSYPDNEVEKFVETHADLFTVYHFSKITITSSEKDAKKIQSDVQKGTISFEDAAKTHSKDEYADKNGDMGIKYAYELKTEIPDEANRTKVFGLKKGEISEVVKVPTGWAFFRCEADPVPSSGKDATVLAKARSYILSFERGRMEDYLMNELKTLATRIKNESLDAALSAYKLEKKTFGPVPLNYGDVELFRPVSSFANAISELQGVATNEQFWKYAFSTPLQNPSDPFVLGDSVVLLYPTEESRPEESSLAVIDFYYNYVAGQYSEQTVRNYFLASKKLKDNFYEVFVKQFLSQSQ, from the coding sequence ATGGCAAAGAAGGAAAAAGGGAAGGATCCGCAGAAAACCGAAGGCTGGCAGGAACTGGTTAATCGGTTTCGACAACATCCTGTTTTATTTACGGGAACGATTCTTATCCTTGTATTAACGGTGGTGGCATTTATTTTTGTGCCCGCCCTGGTTCCGGATGATAAGGGTATTCAGACAGGAAGAATTGCCTTTGGTTCCTATGATGGGACACCGATTGAGTTTATTCCCGGTAATTATTTTGCTCAGCAACGGGATTACTATATCGAACGGGTACGGCAATCAGGGGCCACCAATTCTCAATTTATGGCCTTCCAGGTATGGCGGGCCGCCTTCGAAAACACGGTCATTCGTACCGCTGCCTTAAAAGAAATGGCCGCGGCGGGCTTTGTTACCCCGGAAAGCATGGTAGATGAACGGATAATGGAACTGCCTCAATTTCAGGAAAACGGGCGCTTTTCCGCTATAAAATACAAACAGGTTTCGGAAACGGATCGACTTTCTTTGCGGAAAGAGCTTACCGATGAGATTGCCATGAACTATTATATGGGAGACCTATTGGGCCTTCGCATACCTTCTAAAGAGAAAGAGTTTATCAAATCGATGGCAGCGCCGGAGCGAAGCTTTGTGCTTGTGTCATTGCCGCTTTCTTCCTATCCTGATAATGAAGTAGAAAAATTTGTAGAGACCCATGCCGATCTTTTTACGGTGTACCACTTTTCTAAAATCACCATTACCAGCAGCGAAAAGGATGCTAAAAAAATTCAGTCCGATGTCCAGAAAGGAACTATTTCCTTTGAGGATGCCGCGAAAACCCATTCGAAGGACGAATATGCCGATAAAAACGGTGATATGGGAATAAAGTATGCCTATGAACTAAAAACAGAAATTCCTGATGAGGCAAATCGTACCAAAGTCTTCGGGTTGAAAAAGGGAGAAATCAGCGAGGTTGTCAAAGTTCCCACAGGGTGGGCTTTCTTTCGCTGTGAAGCAGATCCGGTACCTTCTTCGGGAAAGGATGCGACCGTTCTGGCCAAGGCCCGCAGTTATATCCTTTCTTTTGAGCGGGGGCGCATGGAAGACTATCTTATGAATGAGCTTAAAACTCTCGCTACTCGGATAAAAAATGAAAGCCTCGATGCGGCCCTTTCAGCGTATAAATTGGAAAAAAAGACCTTTGGACCAGTCCCGCTGAACTATGGGGATGTGGAACTGTTCCGTCCGGTGAGTTCCTTTGCTAATGCTATTTCTGAACTTCAGGGGGTAGCAACGAATGAGCAATTCTGGAAATATGCTTTTTCGACTCCCCTCCAGAACCCGTCGGACCCCTTTGTACTGGGAGATTCGGTGGTTCTCCTGTATCCTACTGAAGAATCCCGTCCTGAAGAATCATCCCTGGCGGTGATTGATTTTTATTACAATTATGTGGCTGGTCAGTATTCGGAACAGACGGTACGTAACTACTTTTTAGCAAGTAAAAAACTAAAGGACAATTTTTACGAAGTATTTGTAAAACAATTCCTCAGCCAGTCTCAGTAG